CCGCATCTTCGACCGCAACTACGGCGCGTTGTGGGACACCTTCGAGCGGCAGGGCGTCGTGCACGAAGCTCTCGCGGTGGTCGCGCCGCTGCTGGCTGTGCGCACACTCTCCATGGGGCTGGCCGGGACCGATGTCGAACAGCACCGGCACTTCGCCACCGCCGCGGAGGCGTACCGCCGCGATCTGATGCGGCGGATGAACGGTGATCTGGCCGACAACTCCCGCACGGGCGACACCTACCTGGCAGGGCCCGAACTGTGGGAAGAGACGCCGCCGCTCGAGTACGCCGCCCCGACGCTGGGCTGGGTGCTGGGCAACCGCATCCTGTCGATCCTGGTTCTGGGGACGTGGCTGGTCGGGGCAGTCGTGGCCGCTTCGGTGCGGGTCCGGCGCGCGGAGGTGGGGTAGCATGACCGCGCGCACCGTCCTCCGAAACGAATGGCGCCTGCTCATGGCCGACCGGGCGCTACGCATCGTGCTCGGGCTCTTTGCCGTCCTTCTCGTCTACGCGCTGGCCAACGGGGTGGTCTGGATGCGCTTTCAGGAGCGCACGGTGGAGACCGTGCAGACCGGCAACGTCGAGCGCGCCCGCGCGATCGAGCAGGAGCTGGCCGCCATCGCAGGCGGCGCCGAGCCGGCTTCGCGCTTCTCCGATCCCCGCTCCCCGAACGTCCTTGGCGGGGCACGAGGCAGCCATACCGCAGTGCTGGCGCCCGGTCCCCTGACGGCGCTTGCGGTCGGTCAGAGCGACCTCCTGCCCTACTACTACGACGTCAACATCTACACCAACGAATCGTCGTTCCACCAGAACGGCGAGGTCGAGAACCCCCTCAACCTCATGGTCGGCCGCTTCGACCTGGCCTTCGTGGTGATCTACCTGCTGCCGCTTCTGGTTCTGGCGCTCAGCTTCAACGTGCTTTCCGAGGAACGCGAGCAGGGGACCCTCGCCCTGACGCTCTCTCAGCCGGTGTCGGCCCGCCGCGTCGTGGCGGCGAAGCTGGCCTTCCGCGCGCTGGTGGTGGTGGGCATGGTGCTGGCGGCCTCGCTGCTCGGGATTCTGGTCACGGGCGGGTTCGGCTCGCCGGGCCGGGTGCTCCTGTGGTGCGCCACCGTGGTCACCTACGCGCTCTTCTGGTTCGTGCTCGCGGCGTGGGTGAACAGCCTGCGCCGATCGTCCGCGTGGAACGCCACGGTTCTGGTGGGGGCGTGGCTGGTCCTGGTGGTAGTGCTTCCGGCCGCCATCAACATTGCGTCGGGCCTGCTGCACCCGCTGCCGTCGCGCGTTCAAATGGTCACCGCCCAGCGCGAGGCCTCCAACGACGCCGTGAACCAACGAAGCGAACTGCTCGCCCGCTACCTGGAGGAC
The Gammaproteobacteria bacterium genome window above contains:
- a CDS encoding DUF3526 domain-containing protein — translated: RIFDRNYGALWDTFERQGVVHEALAVVAPLLAVRTLSMGLAGTDVEQHRHFATAAEAYRRDLMRRMNGDLADNSRTGDTYLAGPELWEETPPLEYAAPTLGWVLGNRILSILVLGTWLVGAVVAASVRVRRAEVG
- a CDS encoding DUF3526 domain-containing protein, which produces MTARTVLRNEWRLLMADRALRIVLGLFAVLLVYALANGVVWMRFQERTVETVQTGNVERARAIEQELAAIAGGAEPASRFSDPRSPNVLGGARGSHTAVLAPGPLTALAVGQSDLLPYYYDVNIYTNESSFHQNGEVENPLNLMVGRFDLAFVVIYLLPLLVLALSFNVLSEEREQGTLALTLSQPVSARRVVAAKLAFRALVVVGMVLAASLLGILVTGGFGSPGRVLLWCATVVTYALFWFVLAAWVNSLRRSSAWNATVLVGAWLVLVVVLPAAINIASGLLHPLPSRVQMVTAQREASNDAVNQRSELLARYLEDHPEMVEGVVAEEPGLGALAWAATDAVNSRLEEVTGEHDARRADQIALVRRYRFLSPALLAQEVLIDAAGTGDARFAGFQSQVRAFAEQWRGFFVPAILAGEQMDASVLPNVPEFHLTDEEGADVAHRASVPLTVLGGLLVLVGAGAGVGLGRVRGAD